From Mucilaginibacter rubeus, a single genomic window includes:
- a CDS encoding TonB-dependent receptor plug domain-containing protein — MKLTVRHTFATRNGCIKGFLWFVSFGITTACCCLQVSAQSPVHKKDTTQTDSTRIRHLNQVDIRAAKTDLRNTSPTPVQVLKGEQLQRLNSFSVADALRFFTGVQLKDYGGVGGLKTVNVRSLGTNHVAVFYDGIQLGNAQNGQVDLGRFSLDNIEEVDLYNGQRSEIFQSAKSFSAASTIYLQSAKPKFEPGEHTHIRLNYKTGSMGLVNPSILWQQKLSDKINSTVSAEYIQSNGHYKFRYTNGVYDTTAVRNNGDIEAYRIEAGLRGSTADSAAWSVKGYSYISNRGLPGAIVANKFNYSQRQWDRDQFIQANYESNTRSRYSFKAIAKYSDNYERYLDPEFVTTTGFLDNRFYQHELYASVANRYRILPVLDVALSADFQLNNLDANLYRFPYPTRYTELISLASRLKLGRLNLQVSLLGTFVNDKVKEYTGAGRKTAYTPTVTAGWQVLNNGDLMLRAFYKNIFRLPTFNDLYYTLIGNTQLRPEYAKQYDVGFTYNRQFKNRLLQQFSVQADVYYNQVNDKIVAIPGLNLFRWVMYNVGDVHIKGAELNVQSGWNVADEVVITAGLNYTYQQAFYKDGGITYRYNIPYVPMHSGSFILGADYRRFQFNYSYIYTGLRYNELSDDTNHGYNTVAPWYTHDLSVGYLAKIYQHKTRFGIEVNNLLNQDREIISNFPMPRRFYRFKISYNI, encoded by the coding sequence ATGAAATTAACTGTGCGCCATACGTTCGCAACGCGTAATGGCTGTATTAAAGGTTTTCTGTGGTTTGTTTCCTTTGGGATAACAACTGCTTGCTGTTGCTTACAGGTTTCAGCGCAATCCCCGGTTCATAAGAAAGATACTACCCAAACAGATTCTACCAGGATCAGGCATCTTAATCAGGTAGATATTCGCGCTGCCAAAACGGATCTTCGCAATACCTCGCCAACGCCGGTACAAGTATTAAAAGGCGAACAATTGCAGCGCCTCAACAGTTTTTCGGTGGCTGATGCCTTGCGCTTTTTTACAGGCGTACAGCTTAAAGATTATGGAGGAGTTGGCGGCTTAAAAACGGTTAATGTACGCAGTTTGGGTACCAATCATGTTGCTGTATTTTATGATGGCATACAATTGGGCAATGCGCAAAACGGGCAGGTTGATCTCGGCCGATTCTCGTTAGATAACATTGAAGAGGTTGATCTTTATAATGGCCAGCGAAGCGAGATTTTTCAATCTGCCAAATCATTTTCGGCAGCAAGCACTATATACTTACAATCAGCCAAACCTAAATTTGAGCCGGGCGAACATACACACATCCGCCTTAATTATAAAACCGGCTCGATGGGGTTAGTGAACCCATCAATACTCTGGCAGCAGAAGTTAAGCGATAAAATAAACAGTACCGTTAGCGCCGAATATATCCAATCAAATGGTCACTATAAATTCAGGTATACCAACGGTGTTTATGATACAACGGCGGTACGCAACAATGGAGATATCGAAGCTTACCGGATAGAGGCGGGGCTTAGGGGAAGTACGGCCGACAGCGCCGCGTGGTCGGTTAAGGGATATAGTTACATTTCAAACCGTGGTTTGCCGGGAGCCATCGTAGCCAATAAATTTAACTATTCGCAAAGGCAATGGGATCGTGATCAGTTTATCCAGGCTAATTATGAAAGCAATACACGTAGCCGTTATAGCTTTAAAGCGATTGCTAAATACAGTGATAATTACGAGCGTTATCTTGATCCTGAGTTTGTAACCACCACAGGCTTCCTGGATAATCGGTTTTATCAACATGAGCTTTATGCTTCCGTAGCTAATCGATACCGTATTTTGCCGGTTTTGGATGTGGCGCTCTCTGCTGATTTTCAATTGAATAACCTCGACGCTAATTTATACCGGTTCCCTTACCCAACCCGCTATACCGAGCTGATTTCATTGGCTTCCCGGCTCAAGTTAGGTCGACTTAACCTGCAGGTGTCTTTGCTGGGCACTTTTGTTAATGATAAGGTGAAGGAATACACAGGTGCCGGGCGTAAAACGGCTTATACCCCAACTGTAACAGCTGGATGGCAAGTGTTGAATAATGGTGATCTGATGCTTCGCGCTTTTTATAAAAATATTTTTCGGCTGCCAACCTTCAATGACTTGTATTATACACTGATTGGCAACACTCAGCTTAGGCCCGAATATGCTAAGCAATACGATGTTGGTTTTACTTATAATCGTCAGTTTAAAAACCGGCTGCTTCAACAGTTTTCGGTACAGGCCGATGTTTATTATAACCAGGTAAACGATAAAATTGTAGCTATTCCGGGGCTCAATTTATTCAGGTGGGTGATGTACAATGTTGGTGATGTACATATAAAAGGAGCGGAGCTTAATGTACAATCCGGTTGGAATGTGGCTGATGAAGTGGTTATCACAGCCGGACTTAATTATACATATCAGCAGGCATTTTATAAAGATGGAGGCATCACCTATCGCTATAATATTCCGTACGTACCTATGCACAGCGGTTCCTTTATTTTGGGGGCCGATTACCGCAGGTTTCAATTCAATTACAGCTATATCTACACGGGGCTCAGGTATAATGAGTTGAGTGACGATACTAATCATGGGTACAATACTGTAGCGCCCTGGTATACGCATGATCTTTCAGTCGGCTATCTCGCCAAAATATATCAGCATAAAACAAGGTTCGGCATTGAGGTAAATAACCTGCTTAACCAGGATAGGGAAATCATTTCCAATTTTCCGATGCCCCGTCGTTTTTACCGCTTCAAAATAAGCTACAATATTTAA
- a CDS encoding SusD/RagB family nutrient-binding outer membrane lipoprotein, with translation MKTILKKSSLMIAAAVLAASSCKKFDDLNTDPLKASGDQVQTEYFINNSIIGAQQDPGLSERVFILYWIVGGHGLQDEDGETFSRGSYSDDWTSEYYRQSSQWMNAANSAIQIGNDQITKGTSKAYTKNLIQVARIWRAYLMSEFSDSFGPMPVDGFQGVNPEFKDVKTVYYFLLDELKDASAKLDLSIVNPANVTNEDPAYKYDYAKWRKYANAMRMRLAMRLSEVDPAKAKAEFEAAAATNDFITDASQTFSVQESHGWDPLASVFRKESSWMGLPMSATYNNLVFGLGSVKSADQLDASFASAIKPADWMGQRFFDQFATKTNDPAAGYWFNGLPNTIDPRAYKIFSIPGNITDPNYPAIGGAFTATQEDLKDASGKVVKTLTSTNTWNTKADGNWGAKASMNDAITTNGFKPLLNLVYRNGDNKRVFFGPWETYFLLAEAAVRGWTVPVDGKTAYETGIAKSFEYFGTTANLATYLASTDYNRVGTSVNWGHTTEPAASHTMNYEDGLTGAAGTVAINYPKNDLYKSGTVRNDQLTKIITQKYLAQLPWLPLETWNDHRRLGLPFFENPAVEDIMPDLPALTSGNYMTSSVKFFPQRLKYPSTLSNSNITGYNQAVSALGGADVVLTPLWWAKH, from the coding sequence ATGAAAACGATATTAAAAAAATCAAGCCTGATGATTGCAGCTGCTGTGCTTGCCGCGTCATCGTGCAAAAAATTTGATGATCTTAACACCGATCCGCTCAAAGCAAGCGGTGATCAGGTACAAACCGAATATTTTATCAATAATTCGATCATAGGCGCGCAGCAGGATCCCGGATTATCCGAACGTGTATTTATTTTATACTGGATAGTTGGTGGTCACGGTTTGCAGGATGAGGATGGTGAAACATTTTCGCGCGGTTCATACAGCGACGATTGGACATCTGAATACTACAGGCAATCATCACAATGGATGAATGCCGCAAATAGTGCAATCCAAATTGGTAATGATCAGATAACTAAAGGAACCTCTAAGGCTTACACTAAAAACCTGATCCAGGTTGCAAGGATCTGGAGAGCTTATTTAATGAGCGAGTTTTCTGACAGCTTTGGCCCGATGCCGGTTGATGGTTTTCAGGGGGTAAATCCGGAGTTTAAGGATGTTAAGACAGTTTATTATTTTTTACTTGATGAGTTAAAAGATGCAAGCGCTAAACTTGATCTATCAATAGTAAACCCTGCAAATGTAACTAACGAAGATCCTGCATATAAATACGATTATGCTAAATGGCGTAAATATGCCAACGCTATGCGTATGCGTTTAGCTATGCGTTTGTCTGAAGTTGATCCAGCTAAAGCTAAAGCAGAATTTGAAGCCGCCGCTGCTACCAATGATTTCATTACCGATGCTTCCCAGACCTTCAGTGTGCAGGAATCGCACGGATGGGACCCGCTGGCCAGTGTGTTCAGGAAAGAATCATCATGGATGGGCCTGCCTATGTCCGCAACCTATAACAACCTGGTATTTGGTTTAGGTAGTGTTAAATCTGCCGATCAGCTGGACGCTTCGTTCGCTTCGGCTATTAAACCTGCCGATTGGATGGGACAGCGCTTCTTCGATCAGTTTGCAACCAAGACCAATGACCCGGCTGCCGGATATTGGTTTAACGGTTTGCCAAACACCATCGACCCTCGTGCTTACAAAATATTCAGTATCCCGGGCAACATTACCGATCCTAATTACCCGGCTATTGGCGGAGCCTTTACTGCAACACAAGAGGATTTGAAGGATGCATCTGGTAAAGTAGTTAAAACGCTTACTTCAACCAATACCTGGAATACCAAGGCTGATGGTAACTGGGGAGCTAAAGCATCTATGAATGATGCGATAACTACCAACGGCTTTAAGCCGCTGTTAAACCTGGTATACAGGAATGGTGATAACAAACGTGTATTTTTTGGTCCGTGGGAAACTTATTTCCTTTTAGCAGAAGCTGCAGTACGTGGCTGGACAGTACCTGTTGACGGCAAAACGGCTTATGAAACCGGTATTGCAAAAAGCTTTGAATACTTTGGTACTACAGCAAATTTAGCCACATACCTTGCTTCAACCGATTATAACAGGGTTGGTACCTCGGTTAATTGGGGACATACCACTGAGCCGGCTGCGTCACATACTATGAACTATGAAGATGGTTTGACCGGTGCGGCAGGAACTGTAGCTATTAACTACCCTAAAAATGATCTTTATAAATCAGGTACCGTAAGGAACGATCAGCTGACCAAAATCATCACCCAGAAATACCTGGCGCAGTTGCCGTGGTTACCATTGGAGACCTGGAACGATCACAGAAGACTTGGATTGCCATTCTTTGAAAATCCTGCCGTTGAAGATATCATGCCAGACCTTCCTGCTTTAACCAGCGGAAATTATATGACCAGCAGCGTTAAGTTCTTCCCTCAGCGTTTGAAATATCCATCAACCCTGAGCAACAGTAATATCACTGGTTACAACCAGGCAGTATCCGCCCTTGGCGGCGCCGATGTTGTGTTGACACCGCTTTGGTGGGCTAAACACTAA
- a CDS encoding SusC/RagA family TonB-linked outer membrane protein: MTAYAQKTVTGTVTEKSGQVLPGVSVAEKGTSNGTTTNADGKYSIRVKQGAVLTFSFIGFKSAEVTVGTQAAINVTLDEKENALTEVVVTALGIKREKKSLGYAVQEVKGETLAATKESNFVNALSGKVAGLQITRSGNGPGGSSKITLRGNNSLTGSNQPLIVVDGVPLDNFTGATNNDYYNPSLDMGNGLSDINAEDIESMSVLKGPSAAALYGSRAGNGAILITTKTGKAQKGLGITISSSIGVESIFARPGLQQDFGQGNNNAYSSTVASSWGPKATGQDVKKWDGTTAPLHTYDNIANYFAKGLSSNQSISFQQQYKSTSVYTSYNRLDDKSIIPGAKLIRNNLTGRTVSKFGEGDKWTVDTKVQYINATALNRPQGGANNSNTFNALSLLPTSIDVRDFKGRTDNAGNMIWWRQNNEINPYWAAKYNLNQDIRNRFLLNASIKYQFNSWLNAELKGGADTYTTNTESRTYAGITPTSTGSYGLGKSNFTETNYSGLLTAKKDNIFGKWGGTATLGGNLMNRQASSLSANANPLQVPNLFSINNGTTNPTVNQSVANHDIYSVYGSLGLNYDGYFFLDGTFRNDWSSVLNAANRSYFYPSVSTSFLFTELMTKNGSTLPSWLTYGKIRGSFASVGNDMDPYQLYNVYTIGKDPNGNTTASRGDVLFDPNVRSELIKSYEAGLEMRFFNSRLGFDFALYKSNATRQLINLPMDGLSGYTARKINAGDIQNKGLELMVDGKILTGQGFNWNTTVNFSINRNTIKSLTSDVTQYALGGFDDLSVVAQTGQLYGEIIGSRLLRVKDASSPYNGQLLLDANGLPQVDPVKTKLGNQQASSLLGVTNTFSYKNFDLSFLVDARFGGQIFSGTIAHMEATGTSNKTVINGDRPEMLVDGVVLNPTTNQYEKNTVKASAQNYWAVVAGHGNMGVSEANLYDASNIRLRNVQLNYNLPQKFAHSIGMQRARVGVSANNVWLISSHMNGMDPESSYATGTNATGFENGSFPTTRTILFNLTVGF; the protein is encoded by the coding sequence ATGACAGCGTATGCACAAAAAACAGTTACAGGGACAGTAACTGAGAAATCCGGCCAGGTATTACCCGGTGTAAGTGTTGCCGAAAAAGGCACCTCTAACGGAACAACCACCAATGCCGATGGTAAGTACAGTATTAGAGTTAAGCAAGGCGCGGTACTTACTTTTTCATTCATCGGTTTCAAATCAGCAGAAGTTACTGTAGGCACACAGGCCGCAATTAATGTTACGCTTGACGAAAAAGAAAACGCGCTTACCGAAGTTGTAGTAACGGCACTTGGTATCAAAAGAGAGAAAAAATCCCTGGGTTATGCCGTTCAGGAAGTTAAAGGTGAAACTTTAGCTGCCACAAAAGAATCCAACTTTGTAAACGCATTATCAGGTAAAGTTGCCGGTTTACAAATTACCCGTTCAGGTAACGGTCCGGGTGGTTCGTCAAAAATTACATTGCGTGGTAACAACTCTTTAACGGGTTCAAACCAACCGCTGATTGTAGTTGATGGTGTTCCGTTGGATAACTTTACAGGTGCGACAAATAATGATTACTACAACCCGTCGCTGGATATGGGTAACGGTTTGTCGGATATCAATGCTGAGGATATTGAAAGCATGAGCGTTTTGAAAGGCCCTTCGGCAGCGGCTTTGTATGGTTCAAGGGCAGGTAACGGTGCCATTTTGATCACCACCAAAACAGGTAAAGCACAAAAAGGCCTGGGCATTACCATTTCATCATCAATAGGTGTCGAAAGCATTTTTGCACGTCCGGGTTTACAACAGGATTTTGGCCAGGGCAACAACAATGCTTATTCAAGTACAGTAGCCAGCAGCTGGGGCCCTAAGGCAACCGGACAGGATGTGAAAAAATGGGACGGTACAACTGCTCCTTTGCATACCTATGATAACATTGCAAACTATTTTGCTAAAGGCTTAAGCTCAAACCAAAGCATCTCGTTCCAGCAGCAGTACAAATCAACATCTGTTTATACTTCATACAACAGGCTTGATGATAAAAGCATTATCCCCGGTGCCAAGCTGATCAGGAACAACTTAACAGGCCGTACCGTAAGTAAATTTGGTGAAGGCGATAAATGGACTGTTGATACCAAAGTGCAATATATTAACGCTACTGCCCTTAACCGCCCGCAGGGAGGTGCAAACAATAGCAATACCTTTAATGCATTATCATTATTGCCAACATCTATTGATGTAAGAGATTTTAAAGGTCGTACTGATAACGCCGGTAATATGATCTGGTGGCGTCAAAACAACGAGATCAACCCATACTGGGCCGCGAAGTATAACCTTAACCAGGATATCAGGAACAGGTTTTTACTCAATGCGTCTATCAAATACCAATTCAACAGCTGGTTAAATGCTGAGTTAAAAGGCGGTGCTGATACTTATACTACTAATACCGAAAGCCGTACCTATGCAGGTATTACACCAACATCAACCGGCTCTTACGGCTTAGGCAAAAGTAACTTTACCGAAACTAACTACAGCGGTTTATTAACAGCAAAGAAAGATAACATTTTTGGCAAATGGGGAGGTACCGCTACATTGGGTGGTAACTTGATGAACCGTCAGGCATCTTCATTAAGTGCAAATGCAAACCCACTGCAGGTTCCTAACTTATTTTCAATCAATAACGGTACAACCAACCCTACTGTTAACCAAAGTGTGGCAAATCACGATATTTATTCAGTTTACGGTTCGTTAGGTTTAAATTATGATGGATATTTCTTTCTTGACGGAACATTCAGAAACGACTGGTCATCGGTATTAAATGCTGCTAACCGTTCTTATTTCTACCCGTCAGTTAGTACCTCGTTCCTGTTTACCGAGTTGATGACTAAAAATGGTAGTACTTTACCTTCTTGGTTAACCTATGGTAAAATCAGGGGATCGTTTGCCTCTGTAGGTAATGACATGGATCCTTACCAGTTATATAATGTTTATACCATTGGTAAAGACCCTAACGGAAATACAACCGCAAGTCGCGGTGATGTGCTTTTTGATCCTAACGTACGTAGCGAGCTGATCAAATCATATGAGGCCGGTTTGGAAATGCGCTTCTTTAACAGCCGTTTAGGTTTTGACTTTGCCTTATACAAATCAAACGCTACAAGGCAGTTAATTAACCTGCCTATGGATGGTTTAAGTGGTTACACAGCCAGGAAAATCAACGCCGGTGATATCCAAAATAAAGGTTTGGAGTTAATGGTTGACGGAAAGATCCTTACCGGTCAGGGTTTCAATTGGAATACCACTGTCAATTTTTCTATCAACAGAAATACCATTAAATCTCTTACTTCGGACGTTACTCAGTATGCTTTGGGTGGTTTTGATGATTTGTCTGTGGTTGCTCAAACCGGGCAGCTTTACGGCGAAATAATTGGCTCGCGTTTATTGAGGGTAAAAGATGCAAGCAGCCCGTATAATGGCCAATTATTATTGGACGCTAACGGCTTACCACAGGTAGATCCGGTAAAAACCAAATTAGGCAATCAGCAGGCATCAAGCTTATTGGGCGTTACCAACACCTTCTCATACAAAAATTTTGATCTTTCATTCCTGGTAGATGCCCGTTTTGGTGGTCAGATTTTTTCAGGAACAATAGCACACATGGAAGCTACCGGTACATCTAATAAAACAGTTATAAACGGCGACAGGCCAGAAATGCTGGTTGATGGTGTTGTGCTAAATCCAACTACCAATCAGTACGAAAAAAATACTGTTAAGGCTTCTGCGCAAAACTACTGGGCTGTAGTAGCGGGTCATGGTAACATGGGTGTATCTGAAGCTAACCTTTATGATGCATCTAATATCCGCCTCAGAAACGTGCAATTAAACTATAACCTGCCGCAAAAATTTGCACATAGCATCGGTATGCAAAGGGCAAGAGTAGGTGTATCTGCCAACAACGTATGGCTTATTTCAAGTCATATGAACGGCATGGACCCTGAGTCGTCATACGCAACAGGTACTAATGCAACCGGTTTCGAAAACGGCAGTTTCCCTACAACCCGTACCATTCTATTCAATTTAACGGTAGGTTTTTAA
- a CDS encoding ROK family protein has protein sequence MSVQMKQQLLRNELIKFFYYDNRLTLAELSRRSHKSLPLITSTVNGLIEDGYIQDNGLAASTGGRRASSFQLNAEKQRYIVAVAVDQMVTQVVIYDLMNNVKIGLQKKELVLHDNPALTETFIVFLKDYISGSGIPLSQILGIGIGMPGFVSAIKGVNHTFFKLGGNVTLKDHLSKELGLPVFIDNDSSLIALAELKFGAGKDLKDVLVVNIGWGIGLGMIVNGGLFRGHSGYAGEFSHIPLSQSNKMCSCGKRGCLEVDTSLVFMIERAKAEMDSGASSSMEQVYKTTGKLPADLFLNAAKSGDPLAVSVLSDAAFLVGKGISTLIHIMNPMLIVLSGRGAVAGKILMAPIQQAINEFCIPWLAEQTEIQVSTVATNAELLGAATLVIENCDFN, from the coding sequence ATGAGCGTTCAAATGAAGCAGCAATTACTGCGCAACGAACTGATCAAGTTTTTTTATTACGACAACAGGCTTACGTTGGCCGAATTAAGTCGTCGGTCGCACAAAAGTTTACCCTTGATAACCAGTACGGTTAACGGGCTTATTGAGGATGGTTATATACAGGATAATGGCCTGGCAGCTTCAACCGGTGGGAGAAGGGCCTCGTCGTTTCAGTTAAATGCCGAAAAGCAGCGCTATATAGTTGCGGTAGCGGTAGATCAGATGGTGACCCAGGTGGTTATCTACGACCTGATGAACAATGTTAAGATTGGGCTTCAAAAAAAGGAGCTTGTGTTGCATGATAACCCGGCCCTAACGGAAACGTTCATCGTCTTTTTAAAGGATTATATATCCGGTTCGGGGATTCCGTTGAGCCAGATACTGGGAATAGGGATTGGTATGCCGGGGTTTGTAAGCGCCATAAAAGGTGTAAATCACACCTTTTTTAAGCTTGGGGGCAATGTGACTTTAAAAGACCATCTGAGCAAAGAGCTGGGTTTACCGGTTTTTATTGATAACGACTCCAGCTTAATTGCTTTAGCAGAGCTGAAGTTTGGTGCCGGGAAAGATTTGAAAGATGTGCTTGTTGTTAACATTGGCTGGGGTATTGGTTTGGGGATGATTGTTAACGGCGGCTTGTTCAGGGGGCATAGCGGATATGCAGGTGAGTTTAGCCATATCCCTTTATCGCAAAGTAATAAAATGTGCTCATGCGGAAAAAGAGGGTGTTTGGAGGTGGATACCTCGCTGGTGTTTATGATTGAGCGGGCCAAAGCCGAGATGGATTCGGGCGCAAGTTCAAGCATGGAGCAGGTTTATAAAACAACCGGGAAGTTACCGGCCGATCTGTTCCTAAACGCGGCAAAATCGGGTGATCCGCTGGCTGTTTCTGTTCTTTCTGATGCTGCTTTTTTGGTTGGTAAGGGGATATCAACATTGATTCATATCATGAACCCGATGCTTATCGTGTTAAGCGGGAGAGGAGCAGTAGCCGGAAAGATACTGATGGCTCCCATTCAGCAGGCAATCAATGAGTTTTGTATTCCCTGGTTGGCAGAGCAGACAGAGATACAGGTATCAACAGTAGCAACAAACGCAGAGCTTTTAGGAGCGGCTACACTTGTAATAGAGAACTGCGATTTTAATTAG
- a CDS encoding NAD(P)-dependent alcohol dehydrogenase: MIQTKAYAAQTKDTDLAPWTFDRREVGPHDVQFDILFCGVCHSDLHQIKDEWGGSIFPMVPGHEIVGRVVKVGDHVKKFKVGDLAGTGCLVDSCRVCDNCKDGLEQYCTNGHSQTYNGYEQDHKTPTYGGYSNTIVVHEDFVLRISDKLDLASVAPLLCAGITTYSPLRHWNIGKGHKIAVVGLGGLGHMGVKFGVAFGAEVTVLSTSAKKEEDAKKLGAHHFVVTSDAEQLKAVAGTFDFILDTVSAEHDLNVYLGLLKTNGTHVCVGVPTKPAEIAAFSIIGGRKSLAGSMIGGLPETQEMLDFCAEHNIVSDIELIDMKDIHAAYDRMLKGDVRYRFVIDMATI; encoded by the coding sequence ATGATACAAACAAAAGCATACGCTGCACAAACCAAAGACACAGACCTTGCACCATGGACTTTTGATCGCCGCGAAGTTGGCCCTCATGATGTTCAGTTCGATATTTTATTTTGTGGTGTTTGCCACTCCGATCTGCACCAGATTAAAGACGAATGGGGCGGCTCAATATTCCCAATGGTTCCTGGTCACGAAATTGTAGGCCGTGTAGTTAAAGTAGGCGATCATGTAAAGAAATTCAAAGTGGGCGATTTGGCCGGTACCGGTTGCTTGGTTGACTCTTGCCGTGTTTGTGATAATTGTAAAGATGGCCTGGAGCAATATTGCACCAACGGTCACTCTCAAACTTACAATGGTTATGAGCAAGACCATAAAACACCAACTTATGGTGGTTATTCAAACACTATCGTAGTTCACGAAGATTTTGTTCTCCGTATATCTGATAAGCTTGATCTGGCTTCGGTAGCGCCATTATTGTGTGCCGGTATTACTACTTATTCACCATTACGCCACTGGAATATTGGCAAAGGCCATAAAATAGCGGTTGTAGGTTTGGGTGGTTTAGGCCACATGGGTGTTAAATTTGGCGTAGCCTTTGGCGCAGAGGTAACTGTATTGAGTACTTCTGCTAAAAAAGAAGAAGACGCTAAAAAATTAGGCGCTCATCACTTCGTGGTAACTTCAGATGCGGAACAATTGAAAGCTGTTGCCGGTACTTTTGATTTCATCCTGGACACTGTATCTGCCGAGCATGACCTGAACGTATATCTTGGCTTACTGAAAACCAATGGTACACACGTATGTGTTGGCGTACCTACCAAGCCAGCCGAAATTGCTGCCTTCAGCATTATTGGCGGCCGTAAAAGCCTTGCTGGTTCTATGATTGGTGGCTTGCCCGAAACTCAGGAAATGCTTGATTTCTGCGCAGAGCATAACATTGTTTCTGATATCGAACTAATTGATATGAAAGATATCCACGCTGCTTATGATCGCATGCTGAAAGGCGATGTGCGTTACCGTTTCGTAATTGATATGGCTACTATCTAA
- a CDS encoding helix-turn-helix domain-containing protein, translating into MIEKAVKVPDELVCAPYHHRDIKLNGLSIVESCTVTHRSRGSMFLEDHMLLVVLEGTNTITHGNMDYVVSKNEMVLLKKAIQINYDKVGNPEKGATYNSLMFFLKDEFLRDFVKMAKIESVETVEPAKVAVKPVKERLRKFFESVVPYFEEPESIDASLMRLKMLELLYDLVHVDKNMLQQLLQLKQQVHGDIRNVVMDNYASPVSITELAYLSGRSLSSFKRDFFAIYQVTPAQWIREKRLAKAKEMLTADMAVTDVCYSLGFENLAHFSRLYKAHHGCSPSAHRPTVQMQ; encoded by the coding sequence ATGATAGAAAAAGCAGTTAAAGTACCCGACGAGTTGGTTTGCGCCCCGTATCACCACAGGGATATTAAGCTAAATGGCTTATCCATAGTAGAATCATGTACGGTTACGCATCGTAGCCGTGGCTCCATGTTCCTGGAAGATCATATGCTGCTTGTTGTTTTAGAAGGTACAAACACCATCACACATGGTAATATGGACTATGTTGTGTCAAAAAATGAGATGGTGCTGTTAAAAAAAGCCATTCAAATCAATTACGATAAGGTGGGCAACCCCGAAAAGGGAGCTACCTACAACAGCCTGATGTTTTTCCTGAAAGATGAGTTTTTGCGTGATTTTGTTAAGATGGCTAAAATTGAATCAGTGGAAACTGTTGAACCCGCAAAAGTTGCTGTAAAGCCTGTAAAGGAACGTCTGCGCAAATTTTTTGAATCGGTAGTGCCGTACTTCGAAGAACCTGAAAGTATTGATGCATCATTGATGCGGCTAAAAATGCTGGAATTGCTTTATGATCTGGTGCATGTAGATAAAAATATGCTTCAACAATTATTGCAGCTAAAGCAGCAAGTGCATGGCGATATCCGTAACGTAGTGATGGACAATTATGCCTCACCGGTATCCATTACCGAACTGGCCTATCTGTCCGGGCGCAGCTTATCCAGCTTTAAGCGCGATTTTTTTGCCATTTACCAGGTTACTCCGGCGCAATGGATCCGTGAAAAACGTTTGGCTAAGGCAAAAGAAATGTTAACGGCCGATATGGCGGTAACGGATGTTTGCTATTCGCTTGGATTTGAAAACCTTGCTCATTTTTCGCGCCTTTATAAAGCCCACCACGGTTGTTCTCCATCGGCACATCGCCCAACCGTACAAATGCAGTAA